The following are encoded together in the Streptococcus oralis genome:
- a CDS encoding TipC family immunity protein yields the protein MKKILGVLTIVVLLVSVCFYFFTHQPKNIFDEIYQETEKTYLGNNVFNQLKDVEVHKYQEYGDDSQFYSYVLYQKQKTPHDYKNIDLIFHFTKDTSTVFVSFEKEISTGQRIFIFGKYLTKEKLFQKNVQLLINQEGTDKSIDDESQVRTYLEQYGITAKDLDAYYDEIVNQIVLKDWCSIYDSKYSPSNYGEVKVETQWENW from the coding sequence ATGAAGAAAATACTCGGTGTTTTAACAATAGTAGTATTACTTGTATCAGTTTGTTTTTACTTCTTTACGCATCAACCTAAAAATATTTTTGATGAAATTTATCAGGAAACAGAGAAGACTTATCTAGGAAACAATGTTTTTAACCAGTTGAAAGATGTTGAAGTACATAAATATCAAGAGTATGGTGATGATTCTCAATTTTATTCTTATGTACTATATCAAAAACAGAAAACTCCGCATGACTATAAAAATATTGATTTAATATTTCATTTTACAAAAGACACAAGTACAGTCTTCGTTTCTTTTGAGAAGGAGATAAGTACTGGGCAGCGAATTTTTATTTTTGGTAAGTATCTTACAAAAGAAAAATTGTTTCAAAAAAATGTACAGCTACTTATAAATCAAGAAGGAACTGATAAATCTATCGATGATGAATCGCAAGTAAGAACCTACCTAGAACAGTACGGTATCACTGCTAAGGACTTGGATGCTTACTACGACGAAATCGTCAACCAGATAGTCTTGAAAGATTGGTGCTCGATTTATGACAGTAAATATTCGCCAAGTAACTATGGTGAGGTAAAAGTCGAAACCCAGTGGGAGAATTGGTAA
- a CDS encoding DUF3278 domain-containing protein, which translates to MKKEDLTTRLLKLFFHIQGPFDECRQEIIYRACARALIQIVYSSLLLFLFYLLFGRFIELVRDAMPYLYFGLIFVLSSRARLAVRNLHLDKDDQSEIHHKSYSKSQINLRSWGVFISIPIGLFVLSAFHKLFVQHLPLDTFWDNLSQFDKTLPLLVLGLGIGAIFGTMTYAFLSEHVKK; encoded by the coding sequence ATGAAAAAAGAAGATCTCACCACTCGCTTACTCAAACTATTCTTTCACATACAAGGCCCCTTTGATGAATGCCGCCAAGAGATAATCTACAGGGCTTGTGCCCGTGCCTTGATCCAAATCGTTTACTCCTCTCTCCTACTCTTCTTGTTCTATCTCCTATTTGGACGCTTCATAGAGTTGGTTCGAGATGCCATGCCCTACCTCTATTTTGGACTTATCTTCGTCCTCTCATCTAGGGCGAGACTAGCAGTTCGCAATTTACATTTGGACAAGGATGACCAGTCCGAAATCCATCACAAAAGCTACAGCAAAAGTCAAATCAACCTTCGTAGTTGGGGTGTATTCATCAGTATTCCAATTGGCTTGTTTGTCTTATCAGCCTTTCACAAACTCTTTGTTCAGCATCTTCCCCTCGATACCTTTTGGGACAATCTCTCCCAGTTCGATAAAACGCTCCCTTTACTAGTCTTGGGATTGGGAATTGGTGCCATCTTTGGAACCATGACCTATGCCTTTTTATCGGAACACGTTAAAAAATAG
- a CDS encoding TipC family immunity protein, with the protein MKKILGVLTIIVLLVSVCFYFFPKQPKNIFDEIYQETEKTYRSNNILRNIDGFKIRPDWPNDGEYFAYTPSGKYQTHPEGYKDISISFNFGEGIKGMTIRFEKRINSDITLWYSAHYNMQKKVLKKGLAIFEEPRQPGQYLNDEEKVRDYLKKYNITKEELEKDFDEIVNQKVLKDWCTIYDSKYSPSNYGDVKIETQWENW; encoded by the coding sequence ATGAAGAAAATACTAGGTGTTTTAACAATAATTGTATTACTTGTATCAGTTTGTTTTTACTTTTTTCCTAAACAACCTAAAAATATTTTTGATGAAATTTACCAAGAAACGGAGAAAACCTATCGGTCAAATAATATTTTAAGAAACATAGATGGGTTTAAAATCAGACCCGATTGGCCTAACGATGGAGAATATTTTGCATACACCCCTTCAGGGAAGTATCAAACTCATCCTGAAGGTTATAAAGACATAAGTATTAGCTTTAATTTTGGAGAAGGTATTAAAGGGATGACGATACGTTTTGAAAAAAGGATTAATTCGGATATTACCCTATGGTATTCAGCACACTATAATATGCAAAAGAAAGTGCTCAAAAAAGGGCTTGCGATTTTTGAAGAGCCAAGGCAACCAGGTCAATATCTTAATGATGAAGAAAAAGTAAGAGACTATTTAAAAAAATACAACATAACCAAAGAAGAATTAGAGAAAGACTTCGACGAAATCGTCAACCAGAAAGTCTTGAAAGATTGGTGTACCATTTATGACAGCAAGTACTCGCCAAGCAACTATGGCGATGTCAAGATTGAAACCCAGTGGGAGAATTGGTGA
- a CDS encoding TipC family immunity protein, whose protein sequence is MKKILGLVVLFVIIISSCFYFFVRQPKNIFDEIYQETEKTYLGNNVFNKLKDVEAHKYQEYSDDSKFYPSVVYEGNALPDSYEKIAIDFNFKSEAQLSLISFEKRIESNVNIKMWTVYSHKERSLKKFVKIGLKKADTETYIEDETQVKSYLEQYGITAKDLDSYYDEIVNQKVLKDWCSIYDSKYSPSNYGDVKIETQWENW, encoded by the coding sequence ATGAAGAAAATCCTAGGCCTAGTAGTCTTATTCGTGATAATCATATCATCCTGTTTTTACTTTTTTGTGCGTCAACCTAAAAACATTTTTGATGAGATTTACCAAGAAACGGAGAAGACCTATCTAGGAAATAATGTCTTTAACAAGTTGAAAGATGTTGAAGCACATAAATATCAAGAGTATAGTGATGATTCTAAATTTTATCCAAGCGTTGTCTATGAGGGAAATGCTTTACCAGATAGCTATGAGAAAATTGCTATAGATTTTAATTTTAAATCCGAAGCTCAATTAAGCTTGATTTCATTTGAAAAACGGATAGAGTCTAACGTGAATATAAAAATGTGGACTGTATATTCTCATAAAGAACGTAGTTTAAAAAAATTTGTAAAAATAGGTTTAAAGAAAGCGGATACGGAAACTTATATCGAAGACGAAACCCAAGTGAAATCTTACCTAGAGCAGTACGGTATCACTGCCAAGGATTTGGATTCTTACTACGACGAAATCGTAAATCAGAAAGTCCTGAAAGATTGGTGCTCCATTTATGACAGTAAATACTCGCCAAGCAATTATGGTGATGTCAAGATTGAAACCCAGTGGGAGAATTGGTGA
- a CDS encoding helix-turn-helix transcriptional regulator, whose amino-acid sequence MNRVKEFRKELGISQLELAKDIGVSRQTINMIENDKYNPTLELCLNLARSLQTDLNSLFWEDDF is encoded by the coding sequence ATGAATCGTGTTAAAGAATTCCGCAAGGAACTGGGCATTTCTCAGCTCGAGCTCGCCAAAGATATCGGTGTCTCGAGACAGACCATCAACATGATTGAAAATGACAAGTACAATCCAACCCTAGAACTCTGTCTCAACCTCGCCCGCAGCCTCCAAACTGACCTCAATAGCCTCTTTTGGGAAGACGATTTTTAA
- a CDS encoding DUF3278 domain-containing protein, translating to MKKETLTEKLIKRTYGISGPLDEHKRREADRIGNQVFIVLFYLMIFGNLIPFILAYKYPQIVAIGYPLVVFGISMMAALYVVSQTKKTGITAIDPEMLSQKESKQLHFPGLKAGLIYGMGMFFGIPLLNVLTDDSKGYLGSLLNAGHFVSTILATLFFGVTIQIIVSLRIRKAKKDREDD from the coding sequence ATGAAAAAAGAAACTCTCACTGAAAAACTCATCAAACGCACATACGGCATTTCTGGCCCCCTTGACGAACACAAACGGCGCGAGGCCGATCGTATCGGGAATCAGGTCTTTATCGTTCTCTTTTATCTCATGATATTTGGCAACCTCATCCCCTTTATCCTTGCTTATAAATACCCACAAATTGTCGCTATCGGCTATCCTCTCGTGGTGTTTGGCATTTCGATGATGGCTGCCCTCTATGTGGTCTCTCAAACCAAGAAAACGGGCATCACAGCTATTGACCCCGAAATGCTGAGTCAAAAAGAAAGTAAACAACTACATTTTCCGGGTCTAAAAGCGGGTCTGATCTATGGCATGGGCATGTTCTTTGGAATACCGCTTCTGAATGTCCTAACCGATGATAGCAAGGGTTATCTTGGTTCTCTTTTAAATGCAGGGCATTTTGTATCAACTATCCTAGCTACTCTCTTCTTCGGAGTGACCATACAAATTATCGTCTCTCTTCGCATTCGAAAAGCCAAGAAAGATCGAGAAGACGACTAG
- the rsmH gene encoding 16S rRNA (cytosine(1402)-N(4))-methyltransferase RsmH — MTKEFHHVTVLLHETIDMLDVKPDGIYVDATLGGAGHSEYLLSKLSEKGHLYAFDQDQNAIDNAQKRLAPYIEKGMVTFIKDNFRHLQARLQEAGVQEIDGICYDLGVSSPQLDQRERGFSYKKDAPLDMRMNQEASLTAYEVVNHYDYHDLVRIFFKYGEDKFSKQIARKIEQAREVKPIETTTELAEIIKSAKPAKELKKKGHPAKQIFQAIRIEVNDELGAADESIQQAMDMLALDGRISVITFHSLEDRLTKQLFKEASTVEVPKGLPFIPDDLKPKMELVSRKPILPSAEELEANNRSHSAKLRVARKIHK, encoded by the coding sequence ATGACAAAAGAATTTCATCATGTAACGGTCTTGCTTCATGAAACGATTGATATGCTTGACGTAAAACCTGACGGTATCTACGTTGATGCGACTTTGGGCGGAGCAGGCCATAGCGAATATTTATTAAGTAAATTGAGCGAAAAAGGTCATCTCTATGCCTTTGACCAGGACCAGAATGCTATTGACAATGCGCAAAAACGGTTGGCACCCTATATCGAAAAGGGGATGGTGACTTTTATCAAGGATAACTTCCGTCATTTGCAGGCACGTTTGCAGGAGGCTGGTGTCCAGGAAATTGATGGAATTTGTTATGACTTGGGAGTGTCCAGTCCTCAGCTAGATCAGCGTGAACGTGGCTTTTCTTATAAAAAGGATGCGCCACTGGATATGCGGATGAATCAGGAAGCTAGTCTGACGGCCTATGAGGTGGTCAATCATTATGACTATCATGACCTGGTTCGGATCTTTTTCAAGTATGGTGAGGATAAATTTTCTAAACAGATTGCCCGTAAGATTGAGCAAGCGCGTGAGGTGAAACCCATTGAGACGACGACGGAGTTGGCAGAGATTATCAAGTCGGCCAAGCCTGCCAAGGAGCTCAAGAAAAAGGGACACCCTGCCAAGCAGATTTTTCAGGCTATCCGAATCGAAGTCAATGATGAGCTGGGCGCTGCAGATGAATCTATCCAGCAGGCCATGGACATGCTGGCTCTGGATGGTAGAATCTCGGTCATTACCTTCCATTCGCTGGAAGACCGCTTGACCAAGCAATTATTCAAGGAAGCTTCAACAGTGGAAGTTCCCAAAGGCTTGCCCTTCATTCCAGATGACCTTAAGCCCAAGATGGAATTGGTATCCCGTAAGCCAATCTTGCCAAGTGCTGAAGAGCTAGAAGCCAACAATCGTTCGCATTCAGCCAAGTTGCGCGTGGCTAGAAAAATTCACAAGTAA
- the pbp2x gene encoding penicillin-binding protein PBP2X, whose product MKQWKEKIIRYAVRNRKSPEENRRRVGKSLSLLAVILFAVFLVNFAVIIGTGKKFGKDLVQEANKVHQTTKTIPAKRGTIYDRNGTPIAEDATSYNIYAVIDKTYKSATGKILYVEDSQFNKVAEIFHKYLDMEESYVKEQLSQPDLKQVSFGTKGNGITYANMMAIKNDLKTAGVEGVDFTTSPNRSYPNGQFASSFIGLAQLHENEDGTKRLIGTSGLESSLNNILAGTDGIITYEKDRLGNIVPGTDQASQQTVDGKDVYTTLSSPLQSFVETQMDAFQEKVKGKYMTATLVSAKTGEILATTQRPTFNADTKDGITKDFVWRDILYQSNYEPGSTMKVMMLASAIDNNTFPGGEYFNSSELKIADATIRDWDVNEGLTSGGTMTFSQGFAHSSNIGMTLLEQKMGDATWLDYLNRFKFGVPTRFGLADEYTGQLPADNIVNIAMSSFGQGISVTQTQMLRAFTAIANDGVMLEPKFISALYDPNDQSVRKSQKEIVGNPVSKAAASSTRDHMVMVGTDPVYGTMYNHSTGKPNVNVPGQNVALKSGTAQIADEKNGGYLTGETNYIFSVVSMHPAENPDFILYVTVQQPEHYSGVQLGEFANPILERASAMKESLNLQSTAKSLDQVSKTTSYAMPATKDFTPGDLAEELRRNLVQPIVIGTGTKIKELSVSEGDNLEANQQILILSDKVEEMPDMYGWTDENVQTFAKWLNIEVEWEGSGKTVKKQSVRANTALKDIKKMKITLGD is encoded by the coding sequence ATGAAACAGTGGAAAGAAAAAATCATCCGTTATGCCGTTCGTAACCGTAAATCTCCAGAAGAAAACCGCCGAAGAGTAGGGAAAAGCCTGAGTTTATTGGCTGTCATACTCTTCGCTGTCTTTTTGGTCAACTTTGCGGTCATTATCGGAACGGGTAAAAAATTTGGTAAGGACTTGGTTCAAGAAGCCAACAAGGTCCATCAAACAACCAAGACGATTCCTGCAAAACGGGGAACCATCTACGATCGTAATGGAACACCTATTGCTGAGGATGCGACTTCGTATAATATCTATGCCGTTATTGATAAGACCTACAAGTCAGCAACAGGCAAAATTCTCTATGTAGAGGATTCTCAATTTAATAAGGTAGCTGAAATTTTCCATAAGTATCTGGATATGGAGGAGTCTTATGTCAAAGAACAGCTTTCTCAACCAGATCTAAAACAGGTATCCTTTGGGACCAAGGGAAATGGGATCACCTATGCCAATATGATGGCTATTAAAAATGACCTCAAAACTGCTGGTGTTGAGGGAGTTGACTTTACAACTAGCCCTAACCGCAGTTATCCCAATGGACAGTTTGCTTCTTCCTTTATCGGTTTAGCGCAACTCCATGAAAATGAGGATGGCACCAAACGTTTGATTGGGACATCTGGATTGGAGAGTTCTTTAAATAACATTCTGGCGGGTACAGATGGGATCATCACCTATGAGAAGGATCGTCTGGGAAATATTGTTCCGGGTACAGATCAAGCTTCCCAACAAACAGTAGATGGAAAAGATGTATACACAACCCTTTCTAGTCCCTTGCAATCCTTTGTGGAAACCCAGATGGATGCCTTTCAGGAAAAGGTAAAAGGCAAGTATATGACGGCTACCTTGGTCAGCGCTAAGACAGGGGAAATCCTGGCTACGACCCAACGGCCGACCTTTAACGCAGATACCAAGGATGGCATCACAAAAGACTTTGTCTGGCGTGATATCCTCTATCAAAGTAACTATGAGCCAGGGTCAACCATGAAGGTGATGATGTTGGCCTCAGCCATTGATAACAATACCTTCCCTGGTGGCGAATACTTTAACAGCAGTGAATTGAAAATAGCAGATGCGACCATTCGAGACTGGGACGTCAATGAAGGTTTGACGAGTGGTGGCACCATGACCTTCTCTCAAGGATTTGCCCACTCAAGTAATATCGGGATGACCTTGCTTGAGCAAAAGATGGGAGATGCAACTTGGTTGGACTACCTTAACCGCTTTAAGTTTGGGGTGCCGACCCGTTTTGGTCTGGCGGATGAGTACACAGGTCAATTGCCTGCTGATAACATTGTCAATATCGCCATGAGTTCATTTGGACAAGGGATTTCTGTTACCCAGACCCAAATGCTTCGTGCCTTTACAGCCATTGCCAACGATGGGGTTATGTTGGAGCCGAAATTTATCAGTGCCCTCTATGATCCAAATGACCAGTCTGTTCGTAAGTCTCAAAAGGAAATTGTTGGAAATCCTGTATCAAAAGCAGCAGCTTCCTCTACTCGGGATCACATGGTCATGGTCGGAACAGATCCTGTCTACGGTACCATGTACAACCACAGCACAGGAAAACCAAATGTCAATGTTCCGGGGCAAAATGTTGCCCTGAAATCAGGGACTGCTCAGATTGCTGATGAGAAGAATGGGGGTTACCTAACAGGTGAAACCAACTATATCTTCTCTGTTGTGTCGATGCATCCTGCAGAGAATCCTGACTTTATCCTCTATGTGACGGTGCAACAGCCAGAGCATTATTCAGGCGTTCAGCTAGGAGAGTTTGCCAACCCAATCCTTGAGCGAGCTTCTGCCATGAAAGAATCCCTCAATCTTCAGTCAACTGCCAAGAGCTTAGATCAGGTCAGCAAGACGACAAGTTATGCCATGCCAGCTACCAAGGACTTTACGCCGGGAGACCTAGCGGAGGAATTGCGTCGAAACCTGGTCCAACCAATCGTTATCGGAACAGGAACCAAGATCAAGGAACTCTCGGTTTCTGAAGGAGATAATTTGGAAGCCAATCAGCAGATCTTGATCCTGTCAGATAAGGTCGAAGAAATGCCTGATATGTACGGCTGGACAGATGAAAATGTGCAAACATTTGCCAAATGGCTGAATATAGAAGTCGAGTGGGAAGGTAGTGGCAAAACGGTCAAGAAACAAAGTGTCCGTGCCAATACAGCCCTCAAAGACATTAAAAAAATGAAAATAACTTTAGGAGATTAA
- a CDS encoding TipC family immunity protein has translation MKKILGLVALFVIIVSSCFYFFSRQPKNIFDEIYQETEKTYRTNNILRKIDGFEISPGWPSDGEYFKYSPLGKYKTLPEGYLELRVGFNFEKAYSKMFVSVERKIADGTKIWMISKYNPNTKTITKSIQIVLSGNEDSYIEDEAQVKSYLEQYCITAKDLDSYYDEIVNQKVLKDWCSIYDSKYSPSNYGDVKVETQWENW, from the coding sequence ATGAAGAAAATCCTTGGTTTAGTAGCCTTATTCGTGATAATTGTATCATCCTGTTTTTACTTTTTTAGTAGACAACCTAAAAACATTTTTGATGAAATCTACCAAGAAACTGAGAAAACTTATCGGACAAATAATATTTTAAGAAAAATAGATGGCTTTGAAATTAGTCCAGGTTGGCCAAGTGATGGAGAGTATTTTAAATATAGCCCTTTAGGGAAGTATAAGACTCTTCCAGAAGGCTATCTTGAACTGAGAGTTGGATTTAATTTTGAGAAAGCGTATAGTAAAATGTTTGTTTCAGTTGAGAGAAAAATAGCTGATGGAACGAAGATATGGATGATCAGCAAATATAATCCAAACACTAAAACAATCACAAAGTCAATTCAGATAGTATTATCAGGAAATGAGGATAGTTATATTGAAGATGAGGCCCAAGTGAAATCCTACCTAGAGCAGTACTGTATCACTGCCAAGGATTTGGATTCTTACTACGACGAAATCGTCAATCAGAAAGTCTTGAAAGACTGGTGTTCCATCTATGACAGTAAGTATTCACCAAGCAACTATGGCGATGTCAAGGTTGAAACGCAGTGGGAGAATTGGTGA
- the ftsL gene encoding cell division protein FtsL gives MAERIEKTSQLLQTKFKGFSRVEKAFYVSIAATMIILAISVVFMQTKLLQVQNELTKVNAQIEEKKTELDDAKQEVNELIRSERLKEIANSKDLQLNNENIRAAE, from the coding sequence ATGGCAGAAAGAATCGAAAAAACAAGCCAGTTATTGCAAACGAAGTTTAAAGGTTTTTCACGTGTGGAAAAGGCCTTCTATGTTTCGATTGCTGCAACAATGATTATCCTGGCAATTAGCGTTGTGTTTATGCAGACCAAGCTATTACAAGTTCAGAATGAATTGACCAAGGTCAATGCTCAAATCGAAGAAAAGAAAACCGAGCTAGACGATGCCAAGCAAGAGGTCAATGAATTGATTCGTTCAGAACGTTTGAAAGAAATTGCAAACTCCAAGGATTTGCAGCTGAATAACGAAAATATCCGAGCAGCGGAGTAA
- a CDS encoding TipC family immunity protein, translating into MKKILGVLTIVVLLVSVSLYFFMHQPKNFFDEIYQETEKTYRSNNILRNIEGFEIDDVWPSDGDYFKYSPLGKYKTLPEDYLELRVGFNFEKAYSKLFVSFERKIADGTKLWMVNKYNPNTKTITKSIQIVISGNEDSYIEDEAQVKSYLEQYGITAKDLDSYYDEIVNQKVLKDWCSIYDSKYSPSNYGDVKIETQWENW; encoded by the coding sequence ATGAAGAAAATACTAGGTGTTTTAACAATAGTTGTATTACTTGTATCAGTTTCTCTTTACTTCTTTATGCATCAACCTAAAAATTTTTTTGATGAGATTTACCAAGAAACTGAGAAAACCTATCGGTCAAATAATATTTTAAGAAATATAGAAGGTTTTGAAATCGATGATGTCTGGCCGAGTGATGGAGATTATTTTAAATATAGCCCTTTAGGAAAGTATAAGACTCTTCCAGAGGATTATCTTGAACTGAGAGTTGGATTTAATTTTGAGAAAGCGTATAGTAAACTGTTTGTTTCATTTGAGAGAAAAATAGCTGATGGTACGAAGCTATGGATGGTCAACAAATATAATCCAAATACTAAAACAATCACAAAGTCAATTCAGATTGTAATATCAGGAAATGAGGATAGTTATATCGAAGACGAGGCCCAAGTAAAATCCTATCTAGAGCAGTATGGTATCACTGCCAAGGATTTGGATTCTTACTACGACGAAATCGTCAACCAGAAAGTCCTGAAAGATTGGTGCTCGATTTATGACAGTAAATACTCGCCAAGCAACTATGGTGATGTCAAGATTGAAACCCAGTGGGAGAATTGGTGA
- a CDS encoding TipC family immunity protein, with product MKKILGLFALITIIVLSCFYLFPKQPKNIFDEMYQETEKTYRSNNILRKIDGFEIDDVWPSDGEYSKYYPFGTYNNDHTPEEYFEIEIGFNFTTKTQLSSISFEKRIGPNVRVRIWDNYTRKDRVLKKFVKIGLKKADTETYIEDEAQVKSYLEQYGITAKDLNSYYDEIVNQKVLKDWCTIYDSKYSPSNYGDVKVETQWENW from the coding sequence ATGAAGAAAATCCTCGGTTTATTCGCGTTAATCACAATAATCGTATTATCCTGTTTTTACTTATTTCCTAAACAACCTAAAAATATTTTTGATGAAATGTATCAAGAAACCGAGAAAACCTATCGGTCAAATAATATTTTAAGAAAAATAGATGGCTTTGAAATTGACGATGTCTGGCCAAGTGATGGAGAATATTCTAAATACTATCCATTTGGAACTTATAATAATGACCATACCCCAGAAGAGTATTTTGAAATCGAAATTGGTTTTAATTTTACTACAAAAACACAATTAAGTTCAATCTCATTTGAAAAACGAATTGGGCCAAATGTTAGAGTTAGAATATGGGATAACTATACTCGGAAGGATCGTGTTTTAAAAAAATTTGTCAAAATAGGATTAAAGAAAGCAGATACGGAAACTTATATCGAAGACGAAGCTCAGGTGAAATCCTACCTAGAGCAGTATGGTATCACTGCCAAGGATTTGAATTCTTACTACGACGAAATCGTCAATCAAAAAGTCTTGAAGGACTGGTGCACCATTTATGACAGTAAGTACTCGCCAAGCAACTATGGCGATGTCAAGGTTGAAACGCAGTGGGAGAATTGGTGA
- a CDS encoding TipC family immunity protein: MKKILGLVVSFVLIVLSCFYFFTRQPKNIFDEIYQETEKTYRSNNILRNIDGFEIDDVWPSDGDYFKYSPLGKYKTLLEDYLELRVGFNFEKAYSKLFVSFERKIADGTKLWMVNKYNPNTKTITKLIQIVISGNEDSYIEDEAQVKSYLEQYGITAKDLDSYYDEIVNQKVLKDWCTIYDSKYSPSNYGDVKIETQWENW, from the coding sequence ATGAAAAAAATCCTCGGTCTAGTAGTGTCTTTCGTACTAATTGTATTATCCTGTTTCTACTTTTTTACTAGACAACCTAAAAACATTTTTGATGAGATTTATCAGGAGACGGAGAAAACCTATCGGTCAAATAATATTTTAAGAAACATAGATGGCTTTGAAATTGATGATGTCTGGCCAAGTGATGGAGATTATTTTAAATATAGCCCTTTAGGGAAGTATAAGACTCTTCTGGAGGATTATCTTGAACTGAGAGTTGGATTTAATTTTGAGAAAGCGTATAGTAAACTGTTTGTTTCATTTGAGAGAAAAATAGCTGATGGTACGAAGTTATGGATGGTCAATAAATATAATCCAAATACTAAAACAATCACAAAGTTAATTCAGATTGTAATATCAGGAAATGAGGATAGTTATATCGAAGACGAAGCTCAGGTAAAATCCTACCTAGAGCAGTACGGTATTACAGCTAAGGACTTGGATTCTTACTACGACGAAATCGTCAATCAGAAGGTTTTAAAAGACTGGTGTACCATCTATGACAGTAAGTACTCGCCAAGTAACTATGGCGATGTCAAGATTGAAACCCAGTGGGAGAATTGGTGA
- a CDS encoding TipC family immunity protein translates to MKKILGLVALFVIIVSSCFYFFVRQPKNIFDEIYQETEKTYRSNNILRNIDGFEIRPDWPSDGEYSKYYPFGTYNKNNTPEDYFEIEIGFNFATKTQLSSISFEKRIGPNVRVRIWDNYTRKDRVLKKFVKIGLKKADTETYIEDEAQVKSYLEQYGITAKDLDSYYDEIVNQKVLKDWCSIYDSKYSPSNYGDVKVETQWENW, encoded by the coding sequence ATGAAGAAAATCCTAGGCCTAGTAGCTTTATTCGTGATAATCGTATCATCTTGTTTTTACTTTTTTGTGCGTCAACCTAAAAATATTTTTGATGAAATTTACCAAGAGACGGAGAAAACCTATCGGTCAAATAATATTTTAAGAAATATAGATGGATTTGAAATCAGACCTGATTGGCCAAGTGATGGAGAGTATTCTAAATATTATCCATTTGGAACTTATAATAAAAACAATACCCCAGAAGACTATTTTGAAATTGAAATTGGTTTTAATTTTGCTACAAAAACACAATTAAGTTCAATCTCATTTGAAAAACGAATTGGGCCAAATGTTAGAGTTAGAATATGGGATAACTATACTCGGAAGGATCGTGTTTTAAAAAAATTTGTCAAAATAGGTTTAAAGAAAGCAGATACGGAAACTTATATCGAAGACGAAGCTCAGGTGAAATCCTACCTAGAGCAGTATGGTATCACTGCCAAGGACTTGGATTCTTATTACGACGAAATCGTCAATCAAAAAGTCTTAAAAGACTGGTGTTCGATTTATGACAGCAAGTACTCGCCAAGCAACTATGGTGATGTCAAGGTTGAAACCCAGTGGGAGAATTGGTGA